A single region of the Gemmatimonadaceae bacterium genome encodes:
- the cysS gene encoding cysteine--tRNA ligase — protein MQEFRLYNTLTRQVEPFAPADGDTVRIYSCGPTVYNPAHLGNFRTFLFVDLLRRTLRLRGWKVRQVMNLTDVDDKIIRRAAEQGKTIREVTEPITEIFFRDRDYLRIEPAEAYPKATDYVPQMIALVQRLIDKGVAYQAEDRSVYFAIDRFPSYGRLSRLDKREVKTGARVAQDDYSKENAQDFALWKAAKPEDERVHAAWDSPWGRGRPGWHLECSAMAIDLLGETLDIHCGGIDLIFPHHEDEIAQSEAATDRTFSRFWCHGAFLLTEGAKMAKRLGNVTTVKDMRESRIPAAAARRFVYNTHYRKELNLTEEALEASIDAVRRIGTFADRLRRASGGTPALAKAADELTRDAESALFDDLNAPEAMAALSVFVNRANAEFDRGGNDAAAIVKAREAFARVNGVLDIVPESEEAESALKVWVEERLAARREARAKRDFATADRIRQELADRGVQIEDTPEGTTWRLSR, from the coding sequence ATGCAGGAATTCAGGCTCTACAATACGCTCACTCGCCAAGTCGAGCCGTTCGCTCCTGCCGACGGCGACACCGTCCGCATCTACAGCTGCGGTCCAACGGTCTATAACCCTGCGCACCTAGGAAATTTTCGCACCTTTCTTTTCGTCGATCTCCTTCGGCGCACGCTGCGCTTGCGCGGCTGGAAGGTGCGTCAGGTCATGAACCTCACCGACGTCGACGACAAGATCATTCGTCGCGCGGCGGAGCAGGGAAAGACAATCCGCGAAGTCACCGAGCCAATCACGGAGATCTTCTTCCGTGACCGCGACTATCTCCGCATCGAGCCGGCAGAGGCCTATCCCAAGGCGACGGATTACGTGCCGCAGATGATCGCGCTCGTGCAGCGGCTCATCGACAAGGGCGTGGCGTATCAGGCAGAGGATCGATCCGTGTACTTCGCGATCGATCGCTTTCCCTCGTACGGCAGGTTGTCACGGCTCGACAAGCGCGAGGTGAAGACCGGCGCGCGTGTCGCGCAGGACGACTACTCGAAAGAGAACGCCCAGGACTTCGCTCTCTGGAAAGCGGCGAAGCCGGAAGACGAACGGGTCCACGCGGCGTGGGATTCGCCGTGGGGCCGCGGTCGCCCCGGTTGGCACCTCGAGTGCTCGGCGATGGCGATCGATCTGCTCGGCGAAACACTCGACATCCACTGCGGTGGCATCGATCTCATCTTTCCGCATCACGAGGACGAGATCGCCCAGTCAGAAGCCGCGACCGATCGCACCTTTTCACGCTTTTGGTGTCACGGAGCCTTCCTTCTAACCGAGGGCGCGAAGATGGCGAAGCGTCTCGGCAACGTGACGACCGTGAAGGACATGCGAGAGTCGCGGATACCGGCCGCGGCCGCGCGTCGCTTCGTCTACAACACTCATTATAGGAAGGAGCTGAACCTCACCGAGGAGGCGCTCGAGGCGTCGATCGACGCCGTGCGGCGAATCGGCACCTTCGCCGACCGGCTGAGGCGAGCGAGCGGGGGCACTCCCGCGCTGGCCAAGGCGGCCGACGAGCTGACCCGCGATGCCGAGTCTGCCTTGTTCGACGACTTGAATGCGCCGGAGGCCATGGCGGCGCTGTCGGTCTTCGTCAACCGGGCGAACGCCGAATTTGACCGTGGTGGCAACGACGCGGCGGCGATCGTCAAGGCGCGCGAAGCATTCGCCCGGGTCAATGGCGTCCTGGACATCGTCCCTGAATCCGAGGAAGCCGAATCGGCGCTGAAGGTGTGGGTGGAGGAGCGATTGGCGGCTCGTCGGGAGGCGCGGGCGAAGCGGGATTTCGCCACGGCGGATCGGATTCGACAGGAGCTGGCAGACCGAGGCGTACAGATCGAGGACACGCCGGAGGGAACGACATGGCGTTTGAGCAGGTAG
- a CDS encoding ATP-binding cassette domain-containing protein, which yields MSSACVVRVLGLSKTYRAGLVGCTASARALHDVHLDVKCGEVVAVVGPEGAGKTTLLLCAAGSLACDDGVIDRAGHAMYFRDVLHAKACADAPAWDLALIDNVDRVYGDVAAAFVLLSAARRAREAGAAMLVAAREARAVERIADRILRIERGRLSSIAPTMYASVRSRVAEIVVR from the coding sequence GTGAGCAGTGCCTGTGTGGTTCGCGTTCTCGGCTTGAGCAAGACGTATCGGGCCGGACTGGTGGGATGTACGGCGAGCGCTCGCGCGCTCCACGACGTCCACCTCGACGTGAAGTGCGGGGAAGTCGTAGCGGTCGTCGGTCCCGAAGGCGCCGGCAAAACGACGCTGTTGCTCTGTGCGGCTGGCTCGCTCGCCTGCGATGACGGTGTCATCGATCGGGCCGGACATGCCATGTATTTTCGCGATGTCCTGCATGCCAAGGCGTGCGCGGACGCGCCGGCGTGGGATCTCGCGCTCATCGACAACGTCGATCGAGTGTATGGTGACGTTGCCGCGGCCTTTGTGTTGCTATCGGCGGCACGTCGTGCGCGCGAGGCTGGCGCCGCCATGCTGGTCGCCGCGCGCGAAGCACGGGCGGTCGAGAGAATTGCCGATCGCATTCTGCGCATCGAGCGCGGTCGCCTTTCTTCAATCGCGCCGACGATGTACGCGTCCGTGAGATCGAGGGTTGCGGAGATCGTCGTCCGTTGA
- the rpmG gene encoding 50S ribosomal protein L33, translated as MPREKIILACGECKNRNYFTTKNKRLHPERVEWKKYCPRCDKHQVHKETK; from the coding sequence ATGCCACGAGAAAAGATCATCCTCGCCTGCGGCGAGTGCAAAAATCGGAATTACTTCACCACGAAGAACAAGCGCCTGCATCCGGAACGCGTGGAGTGGAAGAAGTACTGCCCGCGTTGTGACAAGCATCAGGTCCATAAGGAAACGAAGTAA